One window of Perca fluviatilis chromosome 12, GENO_Pfluv_1.0, whole genome shotgun sequence genomic DNA carries:
- the atf2 gene encoding cyclic AMP-dependent transcription factor ATF-2 isoform X1, giving the protein MSDDKPFQCTAPGCGQRFTNEDHLAVHKHKHEMTLKFGPARNDSVIIADQTPTPTRFLKNCEEVGLFNELASPFDHDFKKVTEDDIKKLPLDLSPLATPIIRNKTEEPTAMEAHRNSPLPHPESTTNDDKELSLQPASLPTSTIVHPASLQVPNVLLATSEANIVIQQALPSPTSSSVITQVPSTNRPIVPVSGTFPVLLQLPNGQTMPVAIPASITSSSVHIPTAIPLVRPVTVVPNVPGIPGPPSPQPQPAQSEATLNLKATLSQQLPQVTNGNGGEVQSSAVTHTTAPTSPAPTPTPTPAPIAALTPAPAPHLPTTEEPSPHSLQQPATSTTETPASPAPPAQNPPSTGGRRRRTTSENPDEKRRKFLERNRAAASRCRQKRKVWVQSLEKKAEDLNSMNGQLQNEVTLLRNEVAQLKQLLLAHKDCPVTAMQKKSGYHISDKDESCEEMSVPGSPQNEAIQHSSVSTSNGVSSSSTAPAASAPSSASTTSSNQSTDETQSQPSGS; this is encoded by the exons ATGAGTGATGATAAACCTTTCCAATGTACTGCTCCTGGGTGTGGACAG AGATTTACAAATGAGGATCACTTGGCTgtccacaaacacaaacatgagaTGACACTGAAGTTTGGCCCAGCGAGGAATGACAGTGTCATCATTGCTG ACCAAACACCTACACCTACCCGCTTTTTGAAGAACTGCGAGGAGGTTGGACTGTTCAATGAACTTGCAAGTCCATTCGACCATGActtcaaaaaagtgacagaagaTGACATTAAAAAG TTACCGTTGGATTTGTCACCTCTGGCAACACCTATCATACGCAACAAAACTGAGGAACCCACAGCTATGGAGGCACATCGAAATAGCCCTCTGCCTCACCCTGAATCTACTACGAATGATGACAAG GAATTATCTTTGCAGCCTGCCTCACTGCCAACATCCACTATAGTCCATCCTGCATCCCTCCAAGTTCCCAATGTACTTCTAGCAACCTCAGAGGCTAATATTGTAATACAGCAAGCTCTTCCATCACCAACATCTAGCTCTGTTATTACCCAAGTCCCATCCACTAATAGGCCTATAGT CCCGGTATCTGGCACCTTCCCTGTGCTCTTACAGCTGCCTAACGGCCAGACCATGCCAGTTGCTATACCTGCGTCTATTACAAGCTCAAGTGTACATATTCCAACTGCAATCCCT CTTGTCAGACCTGTCACCGTAGTGCCTAATGTCCCCGGGATCCCAGGACCTCCCTCTCCACAGCCACAGCCCGCCCAATCAGAAGCAACACTG AATCTGAAAGCCACATTAAGTCAGCAGCTTCCTCAGGTAACCAATGGAAATGGTGGTGAAGTGCAGAGCAGCGCCGTAACCCACACTACTGCTCCCACTTCTCCTGCTCCGACCCCAACACCAACTCCAGCCCCGATCGCAGCCCTAACTCCTGCTCCGGCTCCTCACCTGCCCACAACTGAGGAACCTTCTCCCCATTCCCTTCAGCAGCCAGCCACCTCCACCACAGAGACACCT GCTTCCCCGGCACCTCCTGCGCAAAACCCCCCAAGCACAGGGGGTCGACGGCGCAGAACCACAAGTGAAAACCCCGATGAGAAGCGGCGCAAGTTCCTGGAGCGTAAcagggctgcagcctctcgCTGTAGGCAGAAGAGGAAAGTTTGGGTCCAGTCTCTGGAGAAGAAGGCTGAGGACCTCAACTCCATGAACGGACAACTACAG AATGAAGTCACCCTGCTGAGAAACGAAGTGGCTCAGCTGAAGCAGCTTCTTCTGGCTCATAAAGATTGCCCTGTAACCGCCATGCAGAAGAAATCTGGCTATCACA TCTCTGACAAAGACGAGAGCTGCGAGGAGATGTCCGTCCCCGGCAGCCCCCAAAACGAGGCCATCCAGCACAGCTCAGTGAGCACCTCCAACGGGGTCAGCTCCTCGTCCACGGCCCCGGCTGCCTCGGCCCCGTCCAGCGCCTCCACCACCTCATCAAACCAGAGCACAGACGAGACCCAGTCTCAGCCTTCAGGGAGTTGA
- the atf2 gene encoding cyclic AMP-dependent transcription factor ATF-2 isoform X2, whose product MSDDKPFQCTAPGCGQRFTNEDHLAVHKHKHEMTLKFGPARNDSVIIADQTPTPTRFLKNCEEVGLFNELASPFDHDFKKVTEDDIKKLPLDLSPLATPIIRNKTEEPTAMEAHRNSPLPHPESTTNDDKELSLQPASLPTSTIVHPASLQVPNVLLATSEANIVIQQALPSPTSSSVITQVPSTNRPIVPVSGTFPVLLQLPNGQTMPVAIPASITSSSVHIPTAIPNLKATLSQQLPQVTNGNGGEVQSSAVTHTTAPTSPAPTPTPTPAPIAALTPAPAPHLPTTEEPSPHSLQQPATSTTETPASPAPPAQNPPSTGGRRRRTTSENPDEKRRKFLERNRAAASRCRQKRKVWVQSLEKKAEDLNSMNGQLQNEVTLLRNEVAQLKQLLLAHKDCPVTAMQKKSGYHISDKDESCEEMSVPGSPQNEAIQHSSVSTSNGVSSSSTAPAASAPSSASTTSSNQSTDETQSQPSGS is encoded by the exons ATGAGTGATGATAAACCTTTCCAATGTACTGCTCCTGGGTGTGGACAG AGATTTACAAATGAGGATCACTTGGCTgtccacaaacacaaacatgagaTGACACTGAAGTTTGGCCCAGCGAGGAATGACAGTGTCATCATTGCTG ACCAAACACCTACACCTACCCGCTTTTTGAAGAACTGCGAGGAGGTTGGACTGTTCAATGAACTTGCAAGTCCATTCGACCATGActtcaaaaaagtgacagaagaTGACATTAAAAAG TTACCGTTGGATTTGTCACCTCTGGCAACACCTATCATACGCAACAAAACTGAGGAACCCACAGCTATGGAGGCACATCGAAATAGCCCTCTGCCTCACCCTGAATCTACTACGAATGATGACAAG GAATTATCTTTGCAGCCTGCCTCACTGCCAACATCCACTATAGTCCATCCTGCATCCCTCCAAGTTCCCAATGTACTTCTAGCAACCTCAGAGGCTAATATTGTAATACAGCAAGCTCTTCCATCACCAACATCTAGCTCTGTTATTACCCAAGTCCCATCCACTAATAGGCCTATAGT CCCGGTATCTGGCACCTTCCCTGTGCTCTTACAGCTGCCTAACGGCCAGACCATGCCAGTTGCTATACCTGCGTCTATTACAAGCTCAAGTGTACATATTCCAACTGCAATCCCT AATCTGAAAGCCACATTAAGTCAGCAGCTTCCTCAGGTAACCAATGGAAATGGTGGTGAAGTGCAGAGCAGCGCCGTAACCCACACTACTGCTCCCACTTCTCCTGCTCCGACCCCAACACCAACTCCAGCCCCGATCGCAGCCCTAACTCCTGCTCCGGCTCCTCACCTGCCCACAACTGAGGAACCTTCTCCCCATTCCCTTCAGCAGCCAGCCACCTCCACCACAGAGACACCT GCTTCCCCGGCACCTCCTGCGCAAAACCCCCCAAGCACAGGGGGTCGACGGCGCAGAACCACAAGTGAAAACCCCGATGAGAAGCGGCGCAAGTTCCTGGAGCGTAAcagggctgcagcctctcgCTGTAGGCAGAAGAGGAAAGTTTGGGTCCAGTCTCTGGAGAAGAAGGCTGAGGACCTCAACTCCATGAACGGACAACTACAG AATGAAGTCACCCTGCTGAGAAACGAAGTGGCTCAGCTGAAGCAGCTTCTTCTGGCTCATAAAGATTGCCCTGTAACCGCCATGCAGAAGAAATCTGGCTATCACA TCTCTGACAAAGACGAGAGCTGCGAGGAGATGTCCGTCCCCGGCAGCCCCCAAAACGAGGCCATCCAGCACAGCTCAGTGAGCACCTCCAACGGGGTCAGCTCCTCGTCCACGGCCCCGGCTGCCTCGGCCCCGTCCAGCGCCTCCACCACCTCATCAAACCAGAGCACAGACGAGACCCAGTCTCAGCCTTCAGGGAGTTGA